One Algoriphagus sp. Y33 genomic window, AGTGTTGTTAATAAAAACATTGGCAAAAGGCATGGCCTCACCTGTTTTTGCATTTTTTACTGTTCCGGAGATTGTTTGGGCATTCGCCAAAAAATTTACTCCCAGACAAAATATCACTAGAAGATTCCTGATGCTGGGAAACAATAAATTCATTTGGCTAAAATTGGGTTTGGCCTATTAAGATAGCCGTTTTACGGAAATAATATTGCCAACCAGTGTAGTGATAACCAAAACCTGTCAGGTTTATCAGATACTTTTCACACTTAACATTAAGACTAGCCCTGCTTCTGGAGAAGCAGGGCAACATCAATCAGTGCACTCTGATTTAGCCTCCTCTTACACTGTTAAAAAAAACCGCTCGTTTTAGGAGCGGTTTCAATTCTTAGTATCCAAGAGTTTTCAGCATACTTTCTTCTGTCTGGTCTTCTGCGAATAGCTTATGGGTAATATTCCCATCTTTATCCCGATCTATCAGCACATGTTTGGGTGCCGGGATCAGACAGTGTTGGATCCCACCGTATCCACCAAGGGATTCCTGGTAAGCTCCTGTATGGAAGAAGCCCAAATACTGTACTTTCTTTTCCCGCGCCTTTGGAAGGTAAATATTGAACTGGTGAGCTTCAGAATTATAGTAATCCATGCTGTCACAAGTCAATCCTCCTAAGTTGATGTTGTGATATTCCTCATCCCAGTTGTTTACGGCAAGCATAATATACTTCTGGTTAAGCCCCCAGCTATCAGGTAACTGTGTGATAAATGAGCCATCGATCATGTACCAAAGTTCCTTGTCGTTTTGAAGCTTTTCTTCCAGTACAGAATAAAGTACCGCTCCACTCTCTCCTACTGTATAGCTCCCAAACTCTGTGAAGATATTCGGTTCTTCCGCATTGTTTTTACCACACATCCACTTGATATTTTTCACGATTTGCTCCGCCATGTATTGGTAGTCATAGTCGAAAAAGACATTAGTCTTGATCGGCCACCCTCCCCCGATATCCATGGTATCCAAGGTAGGGGCGACTTTTTTCAAATCCACATATTTCTGGATAAAACGGGTCAATTCGGACCAGTAATAGGCAGTATCCCTTATTCCCGAATTGATGAAGAAATGCAGCATTTTCAGGCTTACATTCGGATTATCCCTGATTTTCTCTTCATACAACTTGATGATGTCATTATATCTCACTCCTAGCCTTGAAGTATAAAAACCAAACTTAGGTTCTTCATCGGCAGCTATTCTTATCCCTACTTGGAAAGGCACCTTCACATGCTCCAGATAGTAATCGATCTCAGTCAGATTATCTAAAATCGGCACACAGTTCACAAAACCGTCATTGAGCAATTCGGTAATGTATTGCTTGTACAGTTCACGCTTGAAGCCATTGCACACGATAAAAGTCTCCTTGGTTATCTTGCCCTGAGCATAAAGACTTCTGACTAAAGGAATATCAAAAGTCGAAGAAGTTTCAATATGAATATCATTTTTCAACGCCTCATTGAGCACAAAACTGAAGTGCGATGACTTGGTGCAATAGCAGTATGTATACTTGCCTTTGTAGTCATGCTGTTCCATCGCATTCTTAAAATACAACTTGGCATTCTGAATACTCTCGGAGATTTTAGGTAAATAAGAAAGCTTAAGTGGAGTTCCATAGGTCTGTATGATCTCCATCATATTCACTCCATTGAAGTGCAGCTCATTGTTTTCTACTTTAAATTCTTTGGTAGGAAAATCAAATGTCTGCTCAATCAGGTCTTTGTAGGTATTCATTAGCAAGAGTAGTTGGTGTTAAAGGCATGCAAAAATTGCTTTTTATCAGGGGAATTCAAACGAAAAAAGGACAAATCCCAAAGGACTGTCCCATTAATAGATAAAGGTAATGATTTCTTAATTTTCTACAGACCCATCAATGCATTCTGAAGCAGAAATTGCTCAGAATTAAAATGTCTTCGGTTACCGATTACCTCTTTCAACACTTTTTTAAATTTCACCTCCTTTTCCAAAAGTGAGACTAATCGGGAGAAGAATAGAGTTACTTCAGGATGACTTGGCGCAGGATAATGAAAATAAACAGACTTGTCTGATGGGGAAAACCCCAAATCCAAACTTTTCGGTTTTCCTCCTTCACTCAATCCTCTAAAAAGTGGATATAGCTCCTCAAAACACTCTTCAAACTTGCACATCCCCTGCATAACGATACCTGATTTTTCGTTGAAAATCTTCATGACCTCCTGCTGATTTACGGAAACTTTAGAAAAGCCAACGGATAAACTAAGTAATTGGTCAAAAGACGAAACCTTGGTCTGTTGTAATGCACTCATTTTTTTGAGTTTTAGAAGTTAAAATACCCTCAAAAATAAGTCAGAATAGCTTAAAATCCTATATTCCCTATAATTTTTATAGGGTTTTTATAAAATACAAACATACACACTTAATATACAACTCTATAACTTCACTTTCAGTAATCTATCCAGTGCCAGATGAAGTTCCGAATTATCCTTTGCAAAGCAAAATCGAAGAATTTTACGGTCACTTCCATCCGAAAAAAACACGGAAATCGGAATACTCGCAAC contains:
- a CDS encoding arginine decarboxylase, with product MNTYKDLIEQTFDFPTKEFKVENNELHFNGVNMMEIIQTYGTPLKLSYLPKISESIQNAKLYFKNAMEQHDYKGKYTYCYCTKSSHFSFVLNEALKNDIHIETSSTFDIPLVRSLYAQGKITKETFIVCNGFKRELYKQYITELLNDGFVNCVPILDNLTEIDYYLEHVKVPFQVGIRIAADEEPKFGFYTSRLGVRYNDIIKLYEEKIRDNPNVSLKMLHFFINSGIRDTAYYWSELTRFIQKYVDLKKVAPTLDTMDIGGGWPIKTNVFFDYDYQYMAEQIVKNIKWMCGKNNAEEPNIFTEFGSYTVGESGAVLYSVLEEKLQNDKELWYMIDGSFITQLPDSWGLNQKYIMLAVNNWDEEYHNINLGGLTCDSMDYYNSEAHQFNIYLPKAREKKVQYLGFFHTGAYQESLGGYGGIQHCLIPAPKHVLIDRDKDGNITHKLFAEDQTEESMLKTLGY